Proteins encoded together in one Acidobacteriota bacterium window:
- a CDS encoding AAA family ATPase, with product MYLEFYGLKEMPFGLTPDPRYIFKTESHLEMLATVRYAIEHNKGLVVVVGEVGTGKTTTLRAALQQFSDEVLCVYIFNPFLTASEFFEQLADEFELGLNKTASKPELLAALGHFLALRHSKGQRTVLIVDEAHGLPTALLEEIRLLLNFETNSEKLLQVILSGQPELQDSLNRPALRQLKQRVSLRCQIKPLSVFEINKYIRFRLKQAGATNVNLFDSGAIGLIGNVSQGIPRIVNNICDNALLYGYAAGAEVITRDIIEEVIESLDLSPGGSNRRSAAYDDEASSGI from the coding sequence ATGTACCTTGAGTTCTACGGTCTGAAGGAAATGCCCTTCGGGCTGACGCCGGACCCCAGATACATATTCAAGACCGAGAGCCACCTTGAAATGCTCGCGACGGTCCGCTACGCGATCGAGCACAACAAAGGGCTCGTCGTCGTGGTCGGCGAAGTGGGCACCGGCAAGACGACCACGTTGCGCGCAGCGCTTCAGCAGTTCAGTGACGAAGTGTTGTGCGTGTACATTTTCAATCCCTTTCTTACCGCGTCGGAATTCTTTGAGCAGTTGGCTGATGAGTTTGAGCTTGGTCTGAACAAGACCGCTTCAAAGCCCGAGTTGCTCGCGGCGCTCGGACACTTCCTCGCGTTGCGTCATTCGAAGGGTCAGCGCACGGTGCTGATCGTCGATGAGGCGCACGGCTTGCCGACGGCGCTGCTCGAAGAAATACGTTTGCTGTTGAACTTCGAGACGAACAGCGAAAAGCTGTTGCAGGTGATACTGTCAGGGCAGCCCGAGTTGCAGGATTCGCTCAACCGCCCGGCGCTTCGCCAGCTAAAACAACGGGTTTCGCTGCGCTGCCAGATCAAGCCGCTCAGCGTGTTCGAAATCAACAAGTACATCCGCTTCCGCTTGAAGCAAGCCGGCGCAACCAACGTGAACCTGTTTGATAGCGGCGCTATCGGTTTGATCGGCAATGTCTCGCAAGGCATCCCGCGCATAGTAAACAACATTTGTGACAACGCCCTCTTGTACGGCTACGCCGCCGGAGCCGAAGTGATCACACGCGACATAATCGAAGAAGTGATCGAATCGCTCGACCTTTCGCCAGGCGGAAGCAACCGGCGATCGGCTGCATATGATGACGAAGCAAGCTCCGGCATTTGA
- a CDS encoding glycosyltransferase family 4 protein, which yields MRILWVKAGKLLPVDTGGKIRSYNILRRLQARNDVTLLSYYGGPRDEAYEKEIEEHLPGAMAVHTGGSDSNMLASGFDYLRRLRSKAPYAVTKFTSRKVQSKIAALLAANRFDVAVCDFLAASLNFPSALETPTVLFQHNVESSLWQRQARYEPDFFKRMIFKLEAAKMLRYERAAVGRFHHVIAVSDNDRELMSTMTGVSRISVVPTGVDLQQYRAGREVTEQAKPNEPAPGSAGIPACLASAREEAGRDACAPRSLVVFAGSMDWEANIDAVDYFCREIWPAVKRAVPGARFRIVGRNPPPRVLKLASDSIEVTGTVASVIEHYREATVNIVPLRVGGGTRLKIYEAMAMGKATVSTSIGAEGLDVNDGSDILIADSSEKFADSMIALLKNEQLRGSIENAAAEQAARYDWKVITERFEEVLARVSLGAQASLPASSRAASSGAKARQAGMTALPKV from the coding sequence ATGAGAATTCTTTGGGTCAAAGCGGGCAAGCTGCTCCCGGTAGACACCGGCGGGAAGATCCGGTCGTACAACATTCTTCGCCGGCTCCAGGCGAGAAATGATGTCACGTTGCTGTCTTACTATGGCGGGCCGCGCGACGAGGCTTACGAGAAAGAGATCGAAGAGCACTTGCCGGGCGCAATGGCTGTTCACACCGGAGGATCGGACTCGAACATGCTCGCGAGCGGCTTCGACTATCTACGCCGGCTTCGTTCAAAGGCACCCTACGCGGTCACTAAATTCACCTCGCGTAAGGTGCAAAGCAAGATCGCGGCGTTGCTGGCAGCAAACCGCTTTGACGTGGCGGTGTGTGATTTTCTGGCGGCCTCGCTCAACTTTCCAAGCGCGCTTGAAACACCGACCGTTCTGTTTCAGCATAACGTCGAGTCGTCGCTCTGGCAGCGGCAGGCTCGTTACGAACCTGATTTTTTCAAGCGAATGATCTTTAAGCTGGAGGCGGCTAAGATGCTTCGTTACGAACGCGCGGCAGTTGGCAGGTTTCATCACGTGATCGCCGTGTCGGACAACGACCGCGAGCTTATGAGCACGATGACCGGCGTCTCCCGGATAAGCGTGGTTCCCACAGGAGTAGACTTGCAGCAGTATCGGGCCGGGCGAGAGGTCACGGAACAGGCGAAGCCAAACGAGCCAGCGCCTGGGAGCGCAGGCATCCCTGCCTGCTTGGCGTCTGCGCGGGAAGAAGCAGGCAGGGATGCCTGCGCTCCCAGATCGCTTGTGGTCTTTGCTGGGTCGATGGACTGGGAAGCAAACATCGATGCCGTGGATTATTTCTGCCGCGAGATCTGGCCTGCGGTGAAACGGGCAGTGCCCGGCGCGCGATTCAGAATCGTCGGGCGAAATCCTCCTCCGCGAGTCCTTAAGCTCGCGAGCGACTCGATTGAAGTGACCGGCACAGTCGCGTCGGTGATCGAACACTATCGAGAAGCAACGGTTAATATCGTCCCGTTGCGTGTCGGCGGCGGAACGCGTTTGAAAATCTACGAAGCGATGGCGATGGGCAAAGCTACGGTATCGACGTCGATTGGAGCCGAGGGGCTGGACGTGAATGACGGCAGCGACATCTTGATTGCCGATTCCTCGGAGAAGTTTGCCGACTCGATGATCGCTCTGTTGAAGAACGAACAGTTGCGCGGTAGCATCGAGAACGCTGCAGCCGAGCAGGCGGCGCGCTATGATTGGAAGGTGATCACGGAACGCTTTGAAGAGGTTTTGGCGCGAGTAAGCCTGGGAGCGCAGGCATCCCTGCCTGCTTCTTCCCGCGCTGCTTCTTCCGGCGCAAAGGCCAGGCAGGCAGGGATGACTGCGCTCCCAAAGGTTTGA
- a CDS encoding serine/threonine-protein kinase — MNARVISIGDRRRDAVTAQRPVAAAAAPVAEPDIERVRRALANSFTVLKTLESDSEVERYLARDLRGGTVQLKVLSTHAAGHARARELFYLEAQAASKLAHMNILANTNAEHAHGVDFCVVEHKQDARTLGDLLDRNGWLDATQAAQIADQIASALDHAHMMGVLHLRLQPECVLVEPDGWVTIADFGVEANAGSERWKGPRVQYASPELTRRATVDHRSDLYSLGALLYEMLTDRTPFDSNDAAYVSRRQVSFRPSPPHLISPDVPEAVSNVVMKLLDREPAKRFASAAALQAALDDAISSSKN; from the coding sequence ATGAATGCAAGGGTCATCAGTATTGGAGACAGACGCCGGGACGCGGTAACGGCGCAGCGTCCGGTTGCCGCGGCTGCCGCGCCTGTCGCTGAACCGGACATCGAGCGTGTTCGGCGAGCGCTTGCGAACAGCTTCACCGTTTTGAAAACGCTTGAATCGGATTCTGAGGTCGAACGCTATCTGGCGCGCGACCTGCGCGGCGGGACTGTGCAGCTCAAGGTCCTTTCAACCCACGCGGCCGGCCACGCCCGAGCGCGAGAGTTGTTCTACCTCGAGGCTCAAGCCGCGTCGAAGCTGGCGCACATGAACATTTTGGCTAACACCAATGCCGAACACGCGCACGGCGTTGATTTCTGCGTCGTCGAGCACAAGCAAGACGCCCGAACGCTCGGCGACTTACTCGATCGGAACGGCTGGCTCGATGCAACTCAAGCTGCGCAAATCGCCGATCAGATCGCCAGCGCGCTTGATCACGCGCACATGATGGGCGTGTTGCATTTGCGGCTGCAGCCCGAATGCGTGCTCGTCGAACCCGATGGCTGGGTGACGATTGCGGACTTCGGAGTAGAAGCAAACGCGGGTTCGGAAAGGTGGAAAGGACCGCGTGTTCAATACGCGAGCCCGGAGCTAACGCGGAGAGCGACGGTAGATCATCGCAGCGATCTGTATTCGCTTGGCGCGTTGCTTTACGAGATGCTGACCGACCGGACGCCGTTCGACTCGAATGACGCGGCCTACGTGAGTCGAAGGCAGGTGAGCTTCAGGCCATCACCGCCCCACTTGATTTCGCCGGATGTGCCCGAGGCGGTTTCGAATGTGGTTATGAAGCTGTTAGACCGAGAACCGGCCAAGCGCTTCGCCAGCGCGGCTGCGTTACAGGCGGCGCTCGATGATGCGATCAGTAGCTCTAAGAACTAA
- a CDS encoding UDP-glucose/GDP-mannose dehydrogenase family protein, with protein sequence MKLSIFGLGYVGCVSAACFANNGDEVIGVDVNPLKVDIINGGRSPIVEPGIEELIARAVKQGKLRATSDANEAVANSDVSLVCIGTPGNHNGSLDLSYIKRACQQIGEALAEKGRYHIVAMRSTMLPGTIEQVVIPTLEVFSGKRAGRDFGVAVNPEFLREGTSIYDFSHPPFTLIGADDEESLLPLQRLYASIEAPLVNVGIKEAEMVKYACNSFHALKVTFANEIGNISKALGVDSHVVMDVFCKDTKLNLSPYYLKPGFAFGGSCLPKDLRAITYKAKELDVEAPMLNSILLSNRQQIDRAVDTVLRSGRKNVGVLGLSFKAGTDDLRESPMVTLIETLIGKGLKLTIYDRDVELARLFGANKQYIEREIPHISSLMNSDLGAVIEQAEIIIIGKKEDEFRVLAEKLNNGRLIIDLVRLFDVPDTRKQYQGICW encoded by the coding sequence ATGAAACTAAGCATATTTGGTCTGGGTTATGTCGGGTGCGTTTCGGCCGCCTGCTTCGCCAACAACGGCGATGAAGTCATCGGCGTCGACGTGAACCCGCTGAAGGTCGACATCATCAACGGCGGCCGAAGCCCAATAGTCGAGCCGGGAATCGAAGAGTTGATCGCCCGGGCGGTGAAGCAGGGGAAGCTTCGCGCTACAAGCGACGCCAACGAAGCGGTCGCCAACTCGGACGTCTCGCTTGTGTGCATAGGCACGCCCGGCAATCACAATGGCAGCCTCGATCTGAGCTACATCAAGAGAGCGTGTCAGCAGATCGGCGAAGCGCTCGCCGAGAAGGGCCGCTATCACATCGTCGCAATGCGCAGCACGATGCTGCCGGGCACGATCGAGCAGGTCGTCATTCCCACGCTCGAAGTTTTCTCTGGCAAGCGCGCCGGGCGCGACTTCGGCGTCGCGGTCAACCCGGAGTTCTTACGCGAGGGCACCTCGATTTATGACTTCAGCCATCCGCCGTTTACGTTGATCGGCGCCGACGATGAAGAATCGCTTCTTCCCTTGCAGCGGCTTTACGCAAGCATCGAAGCTCCGCTGGTCAACGTGGGAATCAAAGAGGCCGAGATGGTCAAGTACGCGTGCAATAGTTTTCACGCGTTGAAAGTCACTTTCGCCAACGAGATCGGCAACATCTCGAAAGCGCTCGGAGTGGACAGCCACGTTGTGATGGATGTCTTCTGCAAAGACACCAAGCTCAACCTGTCACCTTATTATCTCAAGCCGGGGTTTGCGTTCGGCGGATCGTGTCTGCCAAAAGACCTCCGCGCGATAACTTACAAGGCGAAAGAGCTGGACGTAGAAGCCCCGATGCTCAACTCGATCCTGTTGAGCAACCGCCAGCAGATCGATCGGGCGGTCGATACGGTGCTGCGAAGCGGGCGCAAGAACGTCGGTGTGTTAGGGCTGAGCTTTAAGGCGGGCACGGACGACCTGCGCGAAAGCCCCATGGTGACGCTTATCGAAACGTTGATAGGCAAGGGTCTGAAGCTGACGATCTACGATCGCGATGTCGAGCTTGCCAGGTTGTTCGGCGCCAACAAACAGTACATCGAGCGCGAGATTCCGCACATTTCTTCGCTGATGAATTCTGACCTGGGGGCGGTGATCGAACAGGCCGAGATCATCATCATCGGAAAGAAAGAAGACGAGTTTCGCGTGCTTGCTGAAAAGCTGAACAATGGACGCTTGATCATCGATCTGGTCCGGCTGTTTGATGTGCCGGACACACGGAAGCAGTATCAGGGCATCTGCTGGTGA